In Lathyrus oleraceus cultivar Zhongwan6 chromosome 2, CAAS_Psat_ZW6_1.0, whole genome shotgun sequence, the DNA window TAAACATAATTATATTCAAAATCTGTGtcaaaaaatatataaaaaaattaaaactCAATTTCAATTAAAAGAAAATTCTCGATAGTCAATTTTTAACAAACAATATTAAATAAATAGATTAAATTATAAtgattaaaaaaaaattctcaaatcACAACCATCCGATCTTAATCGGACAGTTAGCAACACATGGTaataaattgaaattaaaattgaaagtttaatctaaaattaaaataggtattaGAAAGAAAACAAGAGAAGTAGTTGGATTTGGATTGAATGAAGTGAAAAAATTTCCATTGGTTGCGTCGAAGAAATTTGCGTGCAACTCGTGGCGTGTCCCACATGTCACTATATAAACACTCAAACCAACTCACACTTCTTCACCGTTCCCTCCTTCGTTTCTTCCCAATTCTCATTCATTCTCTTTCGTTCTTCACTTCTTCATCAACCACCACAACACCATAACCTAACGGTAAACTCTTCATTCTTCCATTCATCTCAATATCTTTCAGATCTGAGTTTTTCCTTTATTAATCTCACTCTAATCTttcatgcattcattcatctTTATCTATTTTCATTATTTTATCTACTAGATCTTTATAATTTCATCGTTAGGTTTAATTCTGAATAGTAGTTGAATATGTTCAAATTGTAATGCGCGTGTTTTGGTTTTGATTTGAGATAGTCGTAATTTTTTTTAGTTGAAATTGTTATTGAGATTATTTGATGGATCATTGATGTTGATCTGTAAATCTATGGTTGAGAAGATTGAGTAATAGTAGTTGATAATCTTTCAGTGATTTTCTGGTTTATAATTCAACTAGTTTGCACTATTTCTATTTACTCTGTTGAATTTATTAACTGCATTTTTTGATTCTTTTGTTTTGGTTCACTTCAATTGTAAGATTGCAAAAAAGGAAACGAAAAAGATATAGACAAAGAGGTCTAATTATTAATATTAAACTCAAGGTGTTAAAAAACAGTTCGTTACCGCGAAAACGGCTTCAACAAAACGGTCCAAGAGATTTGGCACTTCCTCGTGTTTGTTTATATCATTTTTTTTCAAGAAACTGGGCTAATTTAACATCATGTGAAGTAAGGCAAGAAAACCTGAATGTTAAATGTATTTGAGGTCAATTATAACTATTGAAGTTTCTTAGACTCAATCTTATATGAAGTTAATTCTTGATTATTTATTTTCTTTGCTTGTTAATTGAATTTATATACATTTTCGATTACAGATTCATTTTTGATCTATCAATGGCTCCTACAGCAGCATCTTCAGATTCTGTACAGCCTAGAGGTCATTATCAAACTTTGTGGCTTGAAATTTTGTTGTGCTTGCATTCCATTTATCTGATTCATTCAAATGTTAGGTTATTCTGTATATTTATTCATTTAATCCGTCAGACGCAGTCATAGAATAAAAATTGAAACAttgatttttcatattttttacTTTAATACCGCGACTCACAGAAAGCCTTTCTTTGTTGAtcttttttgtttgttttgtacAGATGTTTGCATTGTTGGTGTTGCACGAACACCAATGGGTGGGTTTCTTGGCACTCTTTCATCTGTACCTGCCACGAAGCTTGGCTCTATAGCCATCGAAGGTAATTACGTTAACCTGTGTTGCGTCAGTTATCATTATATTTGAAACTTATTGAAGATATGCTTATCTCTGTTTTTGTTGATTGTAGCTGCTCTTAAAAGAGCAAATGTTGATCCATCACTTGTGGAAGAAGTATTCTTTGGGAATGTCCTTAGTGCAAATTTGGGGCAAGCTCCCGCCAGACAAGCGGCTCTTGGAGCTGGACTCTCCAAATCTGTAGTCTGCACTACTGTTAATAAAGTTTGTGCATCAGGAATGAAAGGTGTGTAATGTACTAAAACAATGATTATTGGTATCTTTTAGTTTTTATTATTTCAATTAATGAACAAGGTTAATAAACCTTTTTTGGTTAACTGCAGCTACAATGCTTGCTGCACAGAGTATTCAATTGGGGATAAATGATGTTGTTGTGGCTGGTGGTATGGAAAACATGTCTAGTGTTCCTAAGTACTTGGCAGAAGCAAGGTCAATATTGCCAGGCGCTTGATTGTTTTCTTAAGATTAGTTGTTTTGTTGAAATAAACTgattaaattctaaaatttcAGAAAAGGATCCCGCCTTGGACACGACTCACTAGTTGATGGGATGTTGAAGGATGGTTTGTGGGATGTCTATAAGGATGTTGGTATGGGAGTGTGCGCTGAACTCTGTGCAGATAACCATTCAATAAATAGAGAAGACCAGGTACTTTATGATTGATTTCTGTTCAGATAAATTTTGGCATAATCATTCTATTATATTTTTGCTGATATCTGCGTTTTTCGCACAGGATAATTTTGCAGTTCAAAGTTTTGAACGTGGAATTGCTGCCCAAGAAAGTGGTTCCTTTGCTTGGGAAATTACTCCGGTTGAAGTGTCTGGTGGAAGGGGAAGACCATCAACAATCGTTGACAAGGACGAGGGCCTAGGAAAGGTAATCACTCAAATAACTTGAACCATGGAATACTCATTCTTATGTACATATGGCATACCTACAAGATACATCTCAGGACTCTTTATCTATATTCAGTAATCTAAGTTTCCCAAGTATTAAAAATTTGTTAAAAGAATGTTGGTTTTCTCAGCATGAGAATATAGCTATTGCTTGAGTATCTTGTGTAAATACTTCTATGTCTGCTAATGTAAACAAGTTATCCAGAGTAGGATTGGAGtttgttatttttttatttctcTACAAAAAGAAATTTTACATCTATGGTACTTCTATTTGGTAATTTAGTAACTTATTAAatcattattttttttaattgcAGTAGAATTTATACCaatatattataatattttttctTTTGCTATCCTAGTTTGATGCTGCCAAGTTACGCAAACTCCGACCAAGCTTCAAGGAGACTGGAGGTTCTGTTACTGCTGGCAATGCTTCTAGCATAAGGTTGATATATTGTCAAGTTTGTTCAACAGCCTTAATGTTTTCCTGTGTGTCGTATTATGCTTAACTGTTTGTATTTGGATGCTCTTGTCAAAAAAAGACTATACTAAATAACATGATTTACAGGAGTAGTTTAATGTGGACTTATTATTGAGAGTTGAGTAATATAGTGGGGAAAAGAGGCAGATCATAAATTGTTTCAGTATTGACTTGAGTAATTTATCCGTTAGAGTGAATGATCAATCACACAGTTTGATGTTAAGCTGCTGCTAACACCTGTAAGAAGCACAGAAATCAGAGAATACCATCTACTCCTAGCAGACAATTTTTTGCCTTTATCCTTAAGCCACAAGAGGTTCTGGGAGATTATTGCTTGAAGCATGAAGTCAGTTGGAGAGTTATATTCTCGACTTATCAAATATATTGTATTCGTTGTGCTAAATCTTGAGTTTCCATTAGTTTATATGCTTAAATGCTATTATCTGATATATGTTTCTACTAAGTTTTATTTTGGAATGAGCCCTGGTTTCTTATGAAAATGAAAATGTTCTCGATGACAGTGATGGTGCTGCTGCATTAGTTTTGGTGAGTGGAGAGAAGGCGTTAAAGCTTGGGCTTCAGGTCATTGCGAAAATCACGGGATATGCTGATGCTGCTCAGGTACTTAAAACATTTAAATATGAACTGCACGTTCCAGCCATATTGGTATTCACATTATTTTTAGCATTTTATCTGTTGGTAGTATAACTTTATGTTCGTGTCATTTGATCTGTACAGGAACCAGAGTTATTTACAACAGCTCCAGCCATTGCCATCCCCAAAGCTATCTCCAAAGCAGGGTTGGAGATTTCACAAATTGATTTTTATGAAATTAACGAAGCCTTCGCAGTAGGATTTCATGCTGAACTTTTAACTGTAGTAGTTTTTGTCAAATTATGATGCCATGAGTGTTAATTCCTTGATTTTTCTCTGTAGGTTGTGGCTCTTGCAAATCAGAAACTTCTCGGATTAGATTCGGTGAGTTTTATCCCTTGTCATCATGTGAAGGTTTTAATCTGGTGATGTCTGTGTAGTAAACTATTTCTGATTGAGTGTGTTGAAGATGGCATGCTGTTGTAGACCCCAACCCTTTTTGTGCAGTGGAATGTGTAGAATTTGT includes these proteins:
- the LOC127117482 gene encoding acetyl-CoA acetyltransferase, cytosolic 1 produces the protein MAPTAASSDSVQPRDVCIVGVARTPMGGFLGTLSSVPATKLGSIAIEAALKRANVDPSLVEEVFFGNVLSANLGQAPARQAALGAGLSKSVVCTTVNKVCASGMKATMLAAQSIQLGINDVVVAGGMENMSSVPKYLAEARKGSRLGHDSLVDGMLKDGLWDVYKDVGMGVCAELCADNHSINREDQDNFAVQSFERGIAAQESGSFAWEITPVEVSGGRGRPSTIVDKDEGLGKFDAAKLRKLRPSFKETGGSVTAGNASSISDGAAALVLVSGEKALKLGLQVIAKITGYADAAQEPELFTTAPAIAIPKAISKAGLEISQIDFYEINEAFAVVALANQKLLGLDSGKINVHGGAVSLGHPLGCSGARILVTLLGVLKQKNGKYGVGGVCNGGGGASALVLELV